From the Pseudomonas putida genome, one window contains:
- a CDS encoding CheR family methyltransferase — translation MSEQRFFRYLQERIGLDVESVGVPMVERALRQRCAAVNAADLDDYWVRLQQSPDEQLALIEAVIVPETWFFRYPESFTALVGLAQKRLAELAGERPLRLLSLPCSTGEEPYSLAMALLDAGMSPADFRIDGIDISPSSVAKGIQGVYGRNSFRGAELGFRERYFREGEEGHTLDERVRQPVNLEAGNVLDPALAGRNGLYDFVFCRNLLIYFDVPTQQRVFEVLKRLAQPQGVLFIGPAEGSLLARLGMRPLGIAQSFAYVRQPADVPATPVQPPRQLPTAVASSRPRPATVPPARPLRVVPPAAPATEPRESESELLANIARQANAGNSAQARASCQRYLRQFAPKAQVYYWLGLLSDTEGDAQQALSLYRKALYLEPQHPEALLHLATLLAAQGDEAGARRLQERAARAGRESER, via the coding sequence ATGAGCGAGCAACGTTTCTTCCGCTACCTGCAAGAGCGTATCGGCCTGGATGTCGAATCGGTCGGCGTGCCAATGGTAGAGCGGGCCCTGCGCCAGCGCTGTGCCGCAGTGAATGCCGCCGATCTGGATGACTACTGGGTCCGCCTGCAGCAATCACCGGATGAGCAACTGGCGCTGATCGAGGCCGTGATCGTTCCGGAAACCTGGTTTTTCCGCTACCCGGAGTCGTTCACCGCGCTGGTCGGCCTGGCCCAGAAACGCCTGGCCGAGCTGGCCGGAGAGCGGCCGTTGCGCCTGCTCAGCTTGCCGTGCTCCACCGGCGAGGAGCCTTATTCGCTAGCCATGGCCTTGCTCGATGCCGGTATGAGCCCAGCCGACTTTCGCATCGACGGTATCGATATCAGCCCTAGTTCGGTGGCCAAGGGCATACAGGGCGTATACGGGCGCAACTCGTTCCGCGGCGCTGAACTTGGGTTTCGCGAGCGCTACTTCCGTGAAGGTGAGGAAGGCCACACGCTGGACGAACGGGTACGCCAGCCGGTGAACCTGGAAGCGGGCAATGTGCTCGACCCGGCGCTGGCCGGCCGCAATGGCCTTTACGATTTTGTGTTCTGCCGCAACCTGCTGATCTATTTCGATGTGCCGACCCAGCAGCGTGTGTTCGAGGTGCTCAAGCGCCTGGCGCAGCCGCAGGGAGTGCTGTTCATCGGCCCTGCCGAAGGCAGCCTGCTGGCGCGCCTGGGCATGCGGCCATTGGGTATTGCCCAGTCGTTTGCCTACGTTCGTCAACCCGCCGATGTGCCGGCAACGCCCGTTCAACCACCCCGGCAGCTGCCCACTGCAGTAGCTTCGAGTCGCCCGCGGCCAGCAACTGTGCCTCCAGCGCGGCCGCTGCGCGTGGTGCCACCTGCAGCTCCGGCAACCGAACCGCGAGAGAGCGAAAGCGAGTTGCTGGCCAACATCGCGCGCCAGGCCAATGCTGGCAACAGTGCCCAGGCCCGCGCCAGTTGCCAGCGCTACCTGCGCCAGTTCGCGCCCAAGGCCCAGGTCTACTACTGGCTGGGGCTGCTGAGCGACACGGAGGGTGATGCACAGCAGGCGCTGAGCCTTTACCGCAAGGCACTGTATCTGGAGCCTCAACATCCTGAGGCATTGTTGCACCTGGCTACGTTGCTGGCTGCCCAAGGTGACGAAGCCGGTGCCCGCCGCCTGCAGGAACGTGCGGCACGTGCTGGCCGGGAGTCTGAACGATGA
- a CDS encoding chemotaxis protein CheW, whose amino-acid sequence MSDLHSYPAAVASAKGTLYLQFRLNQQRFALDVREVIEVLPRRPLKPIAQAPAWVAGILAHRGVLVPVVDLSALSFAQPAAERTSTRLVLVRYRHDQVLGLILEQATETLRCMPDEFQPYGLDNGDAPYLGPVRQDAQGLLQRIEVDDLLPESVRELLFPHPPEQVAP is encoded by the coding sequence ATGAGCGACCTGCATTCCTACCCGGCAGCGGTGGCCAGCGCCAAGGGCACGCTGTACCTGCAGTTTCGCCTCAACCAGCAGCGCTTTGCCCTGGACGTGCGCGAAGTGATCGAGGTGCTGCCGCGACGTCCGCTCAAACCGATTGCCCAGGCGCCGGCCTGGGTGGCCGGCATCCTGGCGCATCGCGGTGTCCTGGTGCCGGTTGTCGACCTGAGTGCGCTGAGCTTTGCCCAACCGGCCGCCGAGCGCACCAGCACGCGCCTGGTGCTGGTGCGGTACCGCCACGACCAGGTGCTGGGGCTGATCCTCGAGCAAGCCACCGAAACCCTGCGCTGCATGCCGGACGAGTTCCAGCCCTATGGCCTGGACAACGGCGATGCGCCTTACCTGGGCCCGGTCCGCCAGGACGCCCAGGGCCTGCTGCAACGGATCGAGGTAGATGACCTGCTGCCAGAGAGTGTCCGCGAGCTGCTGTTCCCGCACCCACCAGAACAGGTGGCACCATGA
- a CDS encoding chemotaxis protein CheW — MKAEHAIELLAQDDERIDDCWNRIGVHGSKDCPLLERHIHCRNCEVYAAAATRLLDRYALIEADLAHEAAPVETSAGRSLLLFRLGEEWLALATACLAEIAPLQPVHSLPHQRSRVLQGVANVRGALVPCLSLGDLLGVERLSEQARSGRAMPRMLILAASGGPVVMAVDEIDGIHRLDAPLQGAGEGAAPFTAAVLQWRGRSVRVLDDQHLLSAVQRSLS, encoded by the coding sequence ATGAAAGCCGAACACGCGATCGAGCTGCTGGCCCAGGACGATGAGCGCATCGACGACTGCTGGAACCGTATTGGTGTGCACGGCAGCAAGGACTGCCCGTTGCTGGAGCGGCATATCCATTGTCGCAACTGCGAAGTCTACGCAGCAGCGGCCACGCGCCTGCTCGACCGCTACGCGCTGATCGAAGCGGACCTGGCGCACGAAGCCGCCCCCGTCGAAACTTCGGCCGGGCGTTCGCTGCTGCTGTTCCGCCTTGGCGAGGAGTGGCTGGCCCTGGCCACTGCCTGCCTGGCCGAGATCGCCCCCCTGCAACCGGTGCATTCGTTGCCGCATCAGCGCTCCCGGGTACTGCAAGGGGTCGCCAATGTGCGCGGGGCGCTGGTGCCGTGCCTGTCGCTGGGCGACCTGCTGGGCGTGGAGCGTTTGTCCGAGCAGGCGCGCAGCGGTCGGGCAATGCCACGCATGCTGATCCTGGCGGCGTCGGGCGGGCCAGTGGTCATGGCGGTGGACGAGATCGATGGCATTCACCGCCTCGATGCGCCATTGCAGGGTGCTGGCGAGGGTGCAGCGCCCTTCACCGCTGCGGTCTTGCAGTGGCGGGGGCGCAGTGTGCGGGTGCTGGACGATCAACACTTACTGTCTGCCGTGCAGCGGAGCCTGTCATGA